One window from the genome of Malus domestica chromosome 01, GDT2T_hap1 encodes:
- the LOC103438003 gene encoding uncharacterized protein has product MLSLDSILQRDGLESIWDGDRLSVKCRNITRFVLQELYGRDNDRGSLDPKCIFLTSGEAKVKSLPNWPVTFREEFIRLIGDMLRPRNNPEESELTHFIEMVKNRKITFKKLFHHPLLQSTTERFRFPIRAILHLNDNRRKTWEREYEKFDTTVVNFDSQIQQSIYKDAFKSLLNYGPQQGTGYKNTVVGVLHFSKNAANHIYQHSKTRMPEEEIENELTKMFPTRLIDFVRVSS; this is encoded by the exons ATGTTATCTTTAGACTCTATTCTACAGAGAGATGGTCTGGAATCTATATGGGATGGCGATCGTCTCAGTGTTAAGTGCCGGAACATAACCAG GTTTGTTTTACAAGAATTGTACGGACGTGACAATGATCGTGGCTCCTTGGATCCGAAATGTATCTTTCTAACAAGTGGAGAAGCAAAGGTAAAATCTTTACCAAATTGGCCAGTGACATTCCGAGAAGAATTCATCCGTTTAATTGGCGACATGCTCCGTCCTAGAAATAACCCGGAAGAATCAGAGCTAACACATTTCATCGAGATGGTCAAGAACAGGAA GATAACATTCAAAAAGTTGTTCCATCATCCTCTGCTTCAATCAACTACCGAACGATTTCGTTTTCCAATCCGAGCTATACTTCACTTGAATGATAACAGAAGGAAAACTTGGGAACGAGAGTATGAAAAGTTCGACACAACAGTGGTTAACTTTGATTCACAGATCCAACAATCTATTTATAAAGACGCTTTCAAGTCGCTGCTTAATTATGGGCCGCAGCAGGGAACGGGATACAAAAATACCGTCGTGGGTGTCTTGCATTTCTCAAAGAATGCCGCTAATCACATCTATCAGCATTCGAAAACACGCATG CCTGAAGAGGAAATCGAGAACGAGCTGACCAAAATGTTTCCAACTCGACTGATCGATTTTGTACGAGTTTCTAGTTAA